The Ziziphus jujuba cultivar Dongzao chromosome 5, ASM3175591v1 genome segment CGCATCTGTAGATTATTAATAAAAGAAGTATAATGTAGAAAATCCAATACATGAAGGCATGAACAGAAAGCACGTGACAATGGCAATCTACAATGTACATTACCTGGCAACCAAATTTTGTTAGAGTATCACCCCCCGTACTGTCATTTTTCTGAGTGCCACTTGAGATGATTTCTTGAACTAGACTCAGATATGAATTCTCTTCGTGTCTTTCAAAAATCATCTTCGGAAGGAACCTAAAACTCTCTACTTCATGCTTAACAGAGTTAGAACGAGAACAACATTTTACCCCACCGATGGAAGTATGAAGTTCAGTTGCTGAACTTCTGACACGTACATAAGTAACAAAAGAAAATCGAATATTGTTCTCTACCAATGGTAGAGATGAGTACCATGGCCGGAACATGGAGAAATCAATAGGAGGAATGAAGGTATCACAATCAATACTTGTCTCAATTTCCGTAATGTGGATGGCATCACATTGTGGAGCATTGAGTGCTTCCTTTAGTATTTGGCCCCCACCAATGACGAAAACTTTCTCTATGGACTGGGAATAAGGAGGTTGTGTCAATAACTCCATAGCTGATGCAATGCTTCCACATAGTACAACATTCACTGCAGTATCAATACCAAGGTTCCCAGAACGAGTCAGCACGACATTAAGGCGACCAGGTAGCGGTTGGTACTTAAGGGGGATACTTTCCCATGTTTTCCTACCCATTATCAAtgcattcttttttttgggatctACCGTACTCGTTGTTAGCTCCTTGAAAAATTTGAGGTCAGAAGGCAAGTTCCATGGTAGTTTTCCATCCTTCCCAATGCCCATATCACGAGTGGCAGCAACAACAACTTGGTATGTCCTCTGCGGGTCAGAATGCATGTTAACATCACCATTGGGACTGCTTGTGCTTATGTGAGCAGCCATAGCAGAAAATCTTGAGTAGGCTTTACAATTTGCAGCTCCGTTTAGTATGCCAAATAAACGTgacaatacatatatagaagCTAGATTGCTGAAGCGATTCTCCAAAGAATTTCGTACAACCTGATAACAAAGTGTGTACATCTGCGACCTTGATTGTCGAACAAAACCATACAAGGCCAAACACGTTATTAGCAAAAATTGGACAGGAACagcgaaaaacaaaaacaaaaaaaaattccaacttaCTGGtaaatagattttaaatttgaCCATGTATAGTTTCAAAAACTTGCAAGAATAACCTCCATTCAATCTACACAGGCTTCGTAAAGAAAAGATTCAAAATGTATGCCATATGAACTAACCTGTTAATGGGTATGCAATGGAAACCTTGGAAGGAGTATATTTCCTTCAGCACAACGTTGTATCGGCATCTGTATCAAATGCCAAACCTTATAAAATCTTTTAATCCATTCCTAATAGAATCAATAAACTTGGTTGATATATCTCAGGCAAAACTTAtttcaatcaaaaaaaaaaaaaaaaaaaagttttctttaAATCAGCTAATTAATCTGCCAAAAAAGTTAGttgaaaaaaattcaagaaatgAAAACAATTTGGAAAGTTTACAAATATAAGAGTGGTGGAGGGAAGCTAAAAAGAGCACGCGTATGGAAGTGAGTGGAGTCATCAGAAAGGAGTAGAACGTTGACCTACCATCATTTGTATTCAGAAACAAAAATTAGGAGACAAATTAGGAGACTCTCACAGATGATGTTACGAAaggggaatatatatatatattcataaatacaatatttataacTCAGACCTGTGACTATATGAGCGCCTgtgcctttctttctttttctttcttcttctaaaCGCTTCCGAGGTAAAACTGCTGGTGTTTTGGTTTTGTTCGACAAAACCTTCcaatccttaaaaaaataaataaataaataaacaaaggaAGAACCGTTGCTGTTTGTATCGCTCATATATACACGCGTGGCACGCAGGTGAGTCCCTTTCACCATCtctctttttattaaaaatatttgtttgaattAGGTAGAACCGATGATAGATTAATAGACAATAACTTACTAGtaatttcatcttttttttttttttttttttgggtgaataactGATTAGAAAATTTGATTTGTCGTAATTCAAGCCAAAACcaaatttctcccaaaaaaaccTAACTCAGATCCAAAGCTTTTCGTAATAATCCACCTcgtattcaaaattaaaataattagtaagttaaacttttccaaaatatcaaattcaattatttaagttgccaataaaaattaatacaaaagaaatatttaaattttaatctcatttatatattcatttgtGTATAagcttttacaaaatttttaattttttttttaaaaaaaatacaaattctaTTTAAATCCACCGACTTCAAATTTATACacgaagataaataaattttagatatatTCATCGTATATGATaatcacaaacacaaaaatacaGCCATCGACCCACCTATATCCACACAACCTTTACGTGCAAAAGCTTTAGTatggagaaaaaaaagttatattttccTCTTATTTACAGAAAATGTAATCgcattgtaattatatataaaacccTTAACAAGGGATGCAACAGCATATCTAGATGACAAACTTCGTAAGCATCTCAAATTTACAACCACCATACAAATGGAACCTCACAGCCGCATCAATCATCGCCACATTATTCACCATGCACACCAATTACCTCACCagcaaaacttttttttctgcTTCACGACCAGGGAGAACACACACCCAATCATCAGTCTCatgaaaagatatatatatatatatatatattttatttttttttcagttgcAGATGGAAAGCAAAACTTTGAAAGTACCTGAAACTTAGCCTGTTCTTGTCTATCTATGTACGCAAGTAATTCTTCCTGCCTCATTAAAGCGTCATACAAAGCCTGTTCATAAGGAAGAAAAATGACAAACATGAGTCGACAAACAACTAAAATATGCATGCAACATACAAACGAAAAGGCATAATGCTAGAAATACACGattgtatattattaattatacatACAAATGACAAAAGACAGGCAAGCTAGTTTCGCCAAAGAACATAAAGACAACAGTAGAATTGGCCATATGTTagcttttaattaataattattaacaagTTAATAGATAGACTGATTAGCAAAAAAAGGCTGCTTTTAAATGCTTCAAGAGAGTTCTACCCCTGGAATCAATAACAAATCGAGCCATTGGGAATCTGAAGTACACAGCCAGCAATAATGGGCCTTTCTCTCAAGTAGTCATCTGAACATGGACATAAGTTCCTCCAGCAGACGGTGGATATAACAGGAATCAGTGCCCCATCCCACCCCCACCACAACGACGACGGTGAcgatgaccccaaaaaaaaaaaaaaaaaaaaaaatgaaagaaagaaaagaaacccACCACTCTAGTCAATTTCACATTCAAAGATCAATTGCCTTGGAACTTAAGAGAATTTGGAGTTATATTTAGGGAAGGTACCCCCTAAATTTTACTAACAAAGCACAGCTAAACTACGTGTCATAAAATACAGAATTAAAAAGATGCAGATTTGTAAGTTGTGAACTGTTAGACCTCATAGATTCAAATTAGGGTAAAACAGTGTGAAT includes the following:
- the LOC107403693 gene encoding bifunctional dihydrofolate reductase-thymidylate synthase-like isoform X1 — translated: MYTLCYQVVRNSLENRFSNLASIYVLSRLFGILNGAANCKAYSRFSAMAAHISTSSPNGDVNMHSDPQRTYQVVVAATRDMGIGKDGKLPWNLPSDLKFFKELTTSTVDPKKKNALIMGRKTWESIPLKYQPLPGRLNVVLTRSGNLGIDTAVNVVLCGSIASAMELLTQPPYSQSIEKVFVIGGGQILKEALNAPQCDAIHITEIETSIDCDTFIPPIDFSMFRPWYSSLPLVENNIRFSFVTYVRVRSSATELHTSIGGVKCCSRSNSVKHEVESFRFLPKMIFERHEENSYLSLVQEIISSGTQKNDSTGGDTLTKFGCQMRFNLRRSFPLLTTKTVSWQGVVGKLLWCISGSTNVKIGKTLIWDPFVDSSKDNLVPGQGFDKMSDVVDKIRNGVDDKLIIFSSSWNPSDLKMMALPTCLTFAQVELHVANGELSCQMYEHSADMGLSVPFNIASYALLTCMIAHACGLTPGDFTHIIGDAYLSRAHISSLQEQLQKLPRPLPMLKINPKKKDIRTFEAADFELIGYDPHN
- the LOC107403693 gene encoding bifunctional dihydrofolate reductase-thymidylate synthase-like isoform X2, with amino-acid sequence MYTLCYQVVRNSLENRFSNLASIYVLSRLFGILNGAANCKAYSRFSAMAAHISTSSPNGDVNMHSDPQRTYQVVVAATRDMGIGKDGKLPWNLPSDLKFFKELTTSTVDPKKKNALIMGRKTWESIPLKYQPLPGRLNVVLTRSGNLGIDTAVNVVLCGSIASAMELLTQPPYSQSIEKVFVIGGGQILKEALNAPQCDAIHITEIETSIDCDTFIPPIDFSMFRPWYSSLPLVENNIRFSFVTYVRVRSSATELHTSIGGVKCCSRSNSVKHEVESFRFLPKMIFERHEENSYLSLVQEIISSGTQKNDSTGGDTLTKFGCQMRFNLRRSFPLLTTKTVSWQGVVGKLLWCISGSTNVKIGKTLIWDPFVDSSKDNLVPGQGFDKMSDVVDKIRNGVDDKLIIFSSSWNPSDLKMMALPTCLTFAQLHVANGELSCQMYEHSADMGLSVPFNIASYALLTCMIAHACGLTPGDFTHIIGDAYLSRAHISSLQEQLQKLPRPLPMLKINPKKKDIRTFEAADFELIGYDPHN